Genomic DNA from Excalfactoria chinensis isolate bCotChi1 chromosome 11, bCotChi1.hap2, whole genome shotgun sequence:
ACAATACCTCCTGCTGATGAGAGTTTCTggtgtgagcacacagatgtAAAAGCAGAGTCCAGAAGAATTTGTCTGAGCAGTGCTTTGGGGAAGGTGTTACACTAACAATGTAAAGCACTTGGAACAGCTCCTTACAAGCTTGGTGCTGCATGTCCAGCTGGAAGCCTCTTAATGCCTCACACATGCTCTTTTCTCAGTCTGAGCTGCAAGTTGAAATGATGTCTTTAAAAAGGAAGGGTTGTGTAGCTTGTCCTCACCATGTGCCAGTGCAGtctccagagcagcagcagcagaatcacTTCTTTTATGGCATGATGAATAGAAGGTTCTTGTTGCAAGGGAAATCTGGGTTATGTTTTCATGTTCCCAAGTAGGTCAAGGTGGAAATGCCAGTGCTTTTCTGTGAAGTTAGCATCCTGTCTTATTTCTGCTAATCGGTCTGCATCTGTTAATCTTCCTGTCTGAAATGTAATCTGATTGTAGCTTGTGTGCCCACAAACCTCTTTGCCTCTCTAGGTATAATGCCTGGACGGTACAACCAGGACGTAGGACAGACTATTCCAGTCTTTGCTTTTCTCGGTGCCATGGTGGTTCTGGCGTTCTTTGTGGTGCAGatcaacaaagcaaagagcaggCCAAAGAGGCGAAAACCACGAGTGAAGCGGCCGCAGCTCATGCAACAGGTTCATCCAGCAAAGACGCCTTCTGTGTGAAAGCTCTCGCTTGCCAAAGATGACCTCCTTTTACTGCTTGCTTTCCTGGATAGTTGATCACTCCTGGCAAAAGTGCAGCAAGTGTGGTGATCGTACTGGCGATATACATCTGACATCATCTCACTGTCTTTGgactctggggaaaaaaaaaggacctcAACTGATCATATGTACATAAAACTGCAGCTTTAAGCAGCCGTACCCACCAAAGACTTGAATGCTGTTGAACAGGCTGCTTAGTCACTACGTAGCCCACGAGGGAGAAAATGGACCTTTTTTTGTAAGCTGACCAAACtaaaatttatttgtttagaggctattttctatatttattgTTGGGGAGGGCGGGGGGAAAAGTCACTTTAAGGACCTCTGCTAAGGAAACACAAGTGCATTTTTTGGATAGGATGCAATTTTCTAGAATGGTTTAATGCTGAAGAGTGTAACTTACTTCAtcaaaggaaggaggggagcAGGAGAGACTAGTACAAATCAGTTTGACATAGTTCCgcagtttatttttataaagccaACTACTATGATGTTTTGTAATTCTTGGTCGTGATTTCACCATTGTTGGTGAAGCAGATTTTCAATAAATACGTTATCTATATGAAGCTGAGATGGAGTGTTGCAtggctttctttctgctgcccatCAGTGAAAGCAAACTGTTGAATAGTGAAAATTTtcatcccttcccttctccctctttGTCCTTAAAACAAATGTGCACCAGGGTGATGGGGATTTTGACAGTCTGAAACAAGGTGTATTCACACCTCTGATGGCGCTCAAAGGTAATGGCACAAAAGACATAGCGCTTTTTCCATCATTGACAGAGAGGAGGGCACCTGCACAGGCTCAGCAGTGGGTGAAGCTGCCAGCCCAGCATGTGGCTCACAGCCTGGGGGCTGGAGTGCCACAGGAAatgggagaaaagggaaaaacatgtCAGCTAGGAAGCACGAGGGCCTGTGGAAACCCCACGTGGGACTGCTGTGCTGGTGTGGGAGGCGGGCTGAATCCCTTTGATTTTCCAGGAGGAGGGAGCCTGGAAAGCTTTGGTGCCTCTGCTTCAGCACTAATGAGGAGGCTTGCTCCTCTCATCACAGCGCTAATGAGAGATTACAgcccctgtgcagcctggaagCCAGAGTCAAGTTGCATCAAAGCCCCAGTCCGAATTAAGAGCCTTTCCAAGTGGCTGGTATTTTACAGCCCAGTGGCCAATTTCTAGATCATAGAGGCCAATTATTCTCAAAGCCTTTGGTGTGCAACTAATGAAGGTCTGGAAGATCCTTTCAAATGGCTTTAAGCCCTGTAGGCAGCTGAGATGTAATGGAGGTGGCAGGCACAATTAGCCATCCATAATTCCTTCTAGCAGCTGATTAAAGTCTCTTTATCCATCTTACCAAGATCAGAAGGCCACATACTTGGGAAATCAAAAATGCATTAGGGGCtgtcagctggtgctggggaCCCTGCACTTTGAGCCCACGATTGGTGACACGTATTGATCTTGCGGGAGCATTTGCACCAAGCCACGGCATGTCCGCCCCTTTCAGTGGATGGGCCCCTTGTCCCTGGGTCCGCAGCCCATTCCCTTGGGTGGTCTTGGGGGAGTCCCCCCATGGTACCTCCCTGCCACCCCCCATGGAGGCAGGGGTCAGAGCCCCGCTCCCGCCCCCATGGGGACTGCTGGAGGGGGACAGAGTGGAACACGCTTCTCtggcccagccccagcccagtCCCCTCCAGGGCTACTAGGAGATGGAGGGGGGCGAGGGCCAaccactgctggagctgcagaacaCAGGCAGCGCTGGACTCTCCTCTGCTGGTGCCGTCTTCATCATGCTCAAGTCAGCGCTGGGTGCCGGGCTGCTCAGTTTCCCCTGGGCATTCAGCAAGGCCGGGGGTGCCATACCCGCCATCCTGGTGGAGCTGGTAAGGGCATGGGGGCTGCCCAAAGGGGTGGCTCTGGaatggggatgaggatggggttGGACAAGGATGGGGGCTGGGATCGGGACAGGGAGGAGGATGGTGATGGGGATGAGGACAGGGAGGTTGCAGTGTTGGCAGAGCTGgttctggctctgctgggacATTGGCAGTGGTGCTCAAAAGGAAGTTGAGGTTGTGGCTTGAAGTGGGATTGGGCTGAGAGTAGAGGTTCAGCTTTTCACACCACGTTTGTGACCGGGGCTCCGGGACCATTCCCACTGCAAAGTGTGCGGAACCCATGCCAGGACAAAGGAAACTGCTGCCACCCTTTGCATCTTTTACATTGAAGTCAACTTGTACCTCAACCTAAAGCacattttcattgctgttcCCCTGCATATCCTGAAAACCACAATCCAACCCCCCAAAAGACGGTGTAAAactgtttctttccctcttcccccTTCTCTTGGGCCACTGCCGAGAGGATGTGTTGGCACTGGGGCTGACCCAGACCCCCGTTATGCGTCCCTGTGAGGGGCCGGGTGCTCCCGTTGTGTCCCGCAGGGTTCGCTGGTGTTCCTGGTGAGCGGGCTGGCCGTGCTGGGCCACGCGGCGGCACTCAGCGCCCAGCCCACCTACCAAGGCGTGGTGCGGGCGGTGTGCGGCCCGGCGGCGGGGAGAGTCTGCgagctctgcttccttctcaACCTCTTCATGATCGCCGTGACTCTGCTGCGGGTGGTGGGCGACCAGCTGGAGAAACGTGAGCTTCTGGGGGCTGAGGGGCGCGCAGGCGCTGCCCGCGGCTCCGGGTGCAGCTGTGTCCCTGCAGTGTGCGACTCGCTGTACCCACCCGGCACGCTGAGCGAGGGCTCCCCGTGGTACCTGGATCAGCGCTTCACCCTCCCGGCGCTCTGTGCCCTGGTCATCTTCCCGCTGTCTGTGCCCAGGGAGATCAGCTTCCAGAAGTACTCCAGGTATGGTCGCAGCGCCCCGTGCCCGCAGCCGTGCCGTGCTGGGGTGGCAGCCTGCAGGTCCCCCTGGGCCCTGTTCCCCGCCTGCCCCTgactgccccatccctgcagcatcctGGGCACGCTGGCTGCCTGTTACCTCACTCTGGTCATCGTCCTCAAGTACCACCTGCAAGGTGACAGTCTGAGACTCCTGCAGGCTGCCCGGCCCCCCAGGTAAGGCAGCACTGTCGTCCCCTGCCCGCACCCCAGCGGTGGcacacagcccccagccctcccagACTGGCAGGTGGAAGGCTGGTGCCATCGAGGTCCCCTCTGCCGCCGCGACCTCACGTTCTTTTGCTCTTCCTCCCCACCATGTCACAGGGCCTCCTCCTGGGCTTCCATGTTCAGCGTCATCCCCACCATCTGCTTTGGGTTCCAGGTATGTCCCCACCTGTAGGGTGCTGTTGGGATGGGTTCCCCGTGGGGAGCTGCATGCAGGAGGTGTCCCTGGGAACACCgccatgggctgcagcaggaggggaggTGGCCGCGCTGTCCCCTTGCAGTGCCACGAGGCCTGCGTGGCCATCTACAGCAGCATGCGCAACCAGAGCTTCTCCCACTGGGTGGCCGTCTCCATGCTCTCCATGCTCATCTGCCTCCTCATCTACTCCCTCACCGGTAACCCCAGCACCGCCACTTCTATTCCTGGGGGTCTGCAGGTCCACCactctcctttctgctgctgtaccCCACTCCTGCTGGTGGCACAGGGCACTGTTATCCCCTCCCTTGTGACAGCCCACGGCcacctccctgcctgcagggctCTATGGCTACCTGACCTTTGGCGAGGATGTGGCCCCTGATGTCTTGATGTCCTACCCTGGGAATGACCCTGTTGTCATCGTTGCCCGCCTGCTCTTTGGTGTCTCCATCATCACTATCTACCCCATTGTAGTGCTACTGGGACGGTGAGTGGGCATTGCTGGGCCAACCCTTATCCTCTCAGTCCCTCCCATGTCCCCCCGATCCCTAAGCTGTCCCCACCACACAGGTTGGTGGTGCAGGACCTGTGGGCACACCGCAAGCTCAGGGCCACACTGGTGTCTGAGAGGCATGAGCGGCAGAGCCGGGTGGCATTGACCATTTCATGGATGGCCGCCACGCTCACCATTGCCTTGTTTGTCCCTGACATTGGCAAGGTCATCGAGCTCATCGGTGGCATCAgtgctttcttcatcttcatcttcccaGGCAGGCACAGGGAGTgggagggatgtggggctgcGGGCCCCTTTTGGTCTTGTTCCTGGGGGCTCTGTATCCACGAGGTTGGAACTGAGCACCTGTGCTGGTTGTAGGGCTATGCCTGGTGTGCATGACAGGGACACAAACCATTGGGGCACCCAAAAGGTGAGTGCAGGCTTGGGGGTAGGACAGGGCATGGGACACAGGGCCCCCTGGTTGATGGTCAGGGTATGGGGTCCCCATGGGAATATATGTGATGGGGTGGAAACACCATgcggagggagggagggagattTGGGGCATCACTTAATGTGGGACATGGGGGCTGTTGGTGTGGGGGCATCAGGGGTGTGCTCGGGTATGAGGGATGTGCAGTGTACCAGGGGTATGCCCAGGTCTTGGAGAGGTGTACACACAGTAGAGATGTGGTCGCATATTAGGGATGTATCCAGGTGTTAGAGATGTGTCTGGATACCAGGGACATGCCCACACACTGGGAAGGTGCCCACTGATCAGGGACGTGTCCGTACATCAGGGATGTGTCGTGGTTTCAGGGATGTGCCCAGGTTATCAGGGGATGTCCCATGTGCCCACCTGCTGAGCAGGCAGGCACCTGCAGGGGTGactggaagggaaggagggcCCATGGAGCCAGGACCCCACAGCTCCGGAGTTTGGGTTGGAGATGCTGGGGGCAAGAAGCACTGAGTGTTTAATGAAGGGTGGCCCTTGGGTACTTGCTGGGCACTGCATCCCCATTGCTGTGCCCGGGCAGTGCCTGGGGCAGTTTGGGGAGATGACCCCCACACTGTTCTGTACTCCTTGCCCACCCGGCACTGGTGACCCCatgatggagcagcagcacagcctgggggtAAGTGTCACACCTGGGGGGCTGGGGTGGCACCAGAAGCCACTGTGAGTCTGCCCCGGTGGCAGTGCAGTGAGGACAGTGGGGACATCCCAGGGGATGACAGCCAGCTTCTGACCAGGCATTATGTGTCATTGCACAGGGGCTGGAGCAGCGTGGGACCCCATGGAGACCCACAGCTGAAGCAGGGGCTGTGTCCCACCTCCCCACTCGTGTCTCCGCAGGGCTGTACTCATCGCCTGGGGTGTTCTCTCTGTGTTAGGGGGTACCTTTGTGTGCGGGCAGAGTGCTGCCCTGGCTGTGATGGGGCTGCTGCGTTGAGGGGATGTGTAGTGCCATGTCCTCCCACATCCCCCACCACCCTATCCCAGACGCAGCCACACTTGCAGCTGGCTCCCACATGGTTTATTCAGTATCATCAATTCTGTTGCTCTATTAATAAACGGTTGGGTAGAGGGGGACACACCCCGTGAGGCCCTCTCATCCCCCCTTGGGGCTGGGCAGGATGGGGCAGGGTGTGCACAGACAGACAAAcaggcacacacagacttgCAGACCCCTGGGCCAGGGGAGCAGTCACCCCTGGGCCTGTGAGGCACCCACCTCCACCCCACTGGTACCCCACGTGCCCTGCAGATCtccatccctcctccctcccttgtGCTGGGTGTGCCTATCAGAGACACCAATACATACCTCCTGCACGCCAAGGGGTCTGCTCCCACCATATCCACCTAATCACCACCCCTTCCCAGGCCCCAAAGAGCCCACCCTGTGTGGGGAGAGGTGCCCCAGGAGTGGGGCAGCTGAGGTGCTGCCAGTGGGGGACAAGGGGAGTTCCTTTGCTGCAGATAGGCGACAATCACACTGCCCTCTGGTAAcagctcctggaaggggtggggGGCACATCCAGGTCCCCACATGGTCAGTCTTGGCTCAGGGTGCACCATGCGGCTGCAGGGGAACATCAGTTGGAGTCACCCAATGTCACCGCAGCACACATCCCCCCCCGACTTCACCACCTGCTCCCCGCTGCCCAGGGGCTGCTTTGTGCCCCTACCCCGGGTCCTACCTGGCACAGCCACGCTGGAGATGGCCTCGGGCTGGCTCAGCGTATCCACCTTGACATGCTGGAAGTCCTTGCAGGTGGCACTCTGCAGGTGCCTGCGGTGTATTACAGCCCAGAATCACCATCCTGTCCCCCCAGATCATCCCACACAGCTTCCTCTGAGGGAAATAAGCCAGACCTCTGCTCCCTGAGCCCTTCCCCATGCCCCTCATCCCTTGTCCACCCAACCCCACTTGTCCACCCAGCCTGCTCGAACCCTGCAGACATATCCCTGGGACCCCCACTCCTGCCACCAGCAGACCCTCCCCActtgccccaggcagcagctcagccaagTCCTGCTCCCACCCCCGCAAGCTTCTCCAGCTTCCCCAGCTGGCAGCTACCCACCCATCCCCCTCTACCTCTTCCAGTCATCCTCGGTCTCCCAAAACTCATAGATGATGAACGTGACTCCGTCAGGCAGCTTGACCGCAGTGACACTGGCAATGGTGGGGTGAGGGTGAGCTGTTGGGAGCATCCCCAGTCCCCATGGCCCCCACCGTGGGGGCACCCCAAGCTGTTGTCCTTGCAGCCACTGAGGGTGCCCCCAGTTCCCAGCGCTCCAACCTCCTGCTGACCCCATCCCCAGGTGCCCCCCCCGGTACCCACTGGAAGCACTCCCGCTTCCCGGCTACGCTCTTTAGGTACTGCttcagggagctgcagaactCGCCCAGGTGCTTGTGTGACACCGTCATCTCATCCCGCACCAGGAGGAGGTACTGGGGGGGAGACAGAGCGGCAAGTGAGACCCAATGTGTGCAGTATCCCCCCCAGGGACACCATGTGGGGGCACCATGGGGTGGTGATGGTAGCACAGCCACATGCTCACCATGCAAGCTGTGCTCTCACTGTCTGACAGTCGCTGGTGCAGGTCAAACCAGAGAgtctgcaaagggaaaagggagGATGGGGCACTGTGTCCCTCTGGGTGTCCACTGCTAGGGGACAGCCACTGAGAGAGCCCTGGTGCAGCAGGAGCATTGCAGTAGTTTGGGGGCAGCAATGCCCCATAAGGAGGGAGGGGAATGGAATCACCCCCTGCCCCACATACACTGTAAGCCTGGAGGAGCCCAGCCTGTGTCCATGGGAAGCACCAGGTGTGAGTTGGTGTCTGGGGACATGTGGCACAATGGAGATCTTGGTGAGGTATAGGCCAGGGACCTGGCACACGGCTTCACATCACCCCATCTGCCTTAGAATGGCCCCAAACTGCCAACAGTGCTTCTTCCAAGGAAAATCACTGTCCCACACCCTTCTGCCCTGAAAGCGTTTGGCAAACCTGGTGGCTTTCAGAAACACCTTCGGTACCTCAGTATTCCCTCTGCCTGTCCCTAGATGGAGTGAGGTCGCCCCCATGAGAGGCTTTAACTCCATAGGAACACACGATTTAAGCAAAGCCCACGGCACTCTTGCCGATGGTGGAGATGGCTGGAGTGATGCCAGACATGCACAGTCCCTACCTTGTCCTCCAGCCTGCCGATGAGTGCAGCCAGCCTGC
This window encodes:
- the SLC38A8 gene encoding solute carrier family 38 member 8, whose product is MEGGEGQPLLELQNTGSAGLSSAGAVFIMLKSALGAGLLSFPWAFSKAGGAIPAILVELGSLVFLVSGLAVLGHAAALSAQPTYQGVVRAVCGPAAGRVCELCFLLNLFMIAVTLLRVVGDQLEKLCDSLYPPGTLSEGSPWYLDQRFTLPALCALVIFPLSVPREISFQKYSSILGTLAACYLTLVIVLKYHLQGDSLRLLQAARPPRASSWASMFSVIPTICFGFQCHEACVAIYSSMRNQSFSHWVAVSMLSMLICLLIYSLTGLYGYLTFGEDVAPDVLMSYPGNDPVVIVARLLFGVSIITIYPIVVLLGRLVVQDLWAHRKLRATLVSERHERQSRVALTISWMAATLTIALFVPDIGKVIELIGGISAFFIFIFPGLCLVCMTGTQTIGAPKRAVLIAWGVLSVLGGTFVCGQSAALAVMGLLR